The Streptomyces venezuelae genomic interval CCTGGAGCTGACGGTCGAACTGTCGGGGACGCTGCAGGCGCGGTTGGCAGCCGGCCGGCTGGATCTGATCCTGGCGAAGCGGCGCGGTGACGGGGGCGGGGGCCGCGAGGGGGGTGAGGGCGGCGAGGGGCGGCTCGTCTGGCAGGACTCGCTGATCTGGATCGGGGCGCCGGGGCTGCGGGTGGAGCCTGACCGGCCGGTGCCGCTCATCCTGTTCCCGCCGCCGGGCATCACGCGGGCGCGGGCGCTGGAGGCTTTGCAGGCGCAGGGCCGGGCGTGGCGGATCGCGTGTACGAGCTCCAGTCTGAGCGCGAACGTCGCGGCGGCTCGGGCGGGGCTGGGGGTGATGGCGCACACGCGGGGCCTGGTGCCGGAGGGGCTCGTCCCGGTGCCGGCCCGGGCGGGGCTTCCGGAGCTGGGCGAGGTCGGTTTCGTACTGCTGCGGGGGCGGCGGGGCGGGGCGACGCAGGAGGCGGCGGACGCGCTGGCGGAGGCGATCCTGGCGGGCGGCGACCGCCTGCACCGGCCACGCTGATCCGGGGCGCGGGACGGGCCGTTGCACGGGTCCCGACCGGGCCGGGGGAAGGGTCGCGGGAGCCCGTACGGACCGGCCACGTCGCGTTCGTACCGGCCGCTCGTGAGCAGGGGGTACAGATTCCGTGGAGATTCGCGCGGGGTGGACGTACCGGTCGGTCTGCAACACACCCGCCGTACGCCCCACTTGGTCTCCCCACCCATGCTGACCTGTGGGAACGCGGATTGTCCCGGCTTGGTGAAGGCCCTCCCGCCGGGCAGGCGGGTGGGGTACCGTCACCCGCGCCGTACGGAGCGCGACAGCGGTCCCTTTCAGCCAACCCGACCCTGATCCGCCGGACAGGCCCTAGGGAGGAGCAGGCCAGTGCGCGAGTTCACCGTGCCGCCCGTCGCGGCGGCGCCTCAGGTCGGCGGTCTGGCGGACGCCGTGTTCGAGCACGCCCTCGCCGACCCGGACCGGGTCGCGTTCGGCCGCAAGGGCCGGGACGGGGAGTGGCGGGACGTGACGGCGGCGCGGTTCCGGGACGAGGTCCTCGGTCTCGCGAAGGGGCTGATCGCGCAGGGGGTGCGGTTCGGCGACCGGGTCGCGATCATGTCCCGTACGCGGTACGAGTGGACGCTCTTCGACTTCGCGTTGTGGACGCTGGGCGCGCAGCCCGTGCCGATCTATCCGACGTCCTCCGCCGACCAGGTCTTCTGGATGCTGCACGACGCCGAGGTCACGGCGTGTGTGGTGGAGCACGAGGACCATGCGATGACGATCGGGTCGGTGATCGACCGGCTCCCCCGGCTCCAGCGTCTGTGGCAGCTGGACGCGGGTGCGGGGGCCGTGGCCGAGCTGACGGCGGCGGGCGTGGAGATCGACGAGGACGTCGTGCAGCGGCACCGGCGGGCGGTGACGCCCGAGTCGGTGGCCACGGTCATCTACACCTCGGGGACGACGGGCAGACCGAAGGGCTGTGTGATCACCCACGCGAACTTCATGTTCGAGTCGGACATGCTGACGGGCCGCTGGGACCCGGTCTTCCGGTCCCGGCCCGGGGAGCAGGCGTCGACCCTGCTGTTCCTGCCGCTGGCGCACGTCTTCGGGCGGATGGTGGAGGTGGCGGCGGTCCGGGCGGGGGTGAAGCTGGGGCACCAGCCGGTGATGGCGGCCGCGGAGCTGCTGCCGGACCTGGCGGCGTTCCGGCCGAGTTTCGTCCTGGCCGTCCCGTACGTCTTCGAGAAGGTCTTCCACGCGGCCCGGCGCAGGGCGGAGCGCGACGGGCGGGCGGCGCCCTTCGACAAGGCGGTGGAGGTGGCGGTCGCGCACGCGGAGGCGCTGGAGCACAAGGCGTTCGGCACGGGCCCGGGGCCGTCCGCCGCGCTGCGGGTGCAGCACCAGTTCTTCGAGAGGACGGTGTACGGGAAGGTCCGTGCCGCGCTGGGCGGGCGGATGCGGCACGCGATGTCGGGCGGTTCGGCGATGGACCGCCGGCTGGGCCTGTTCTTCGCGGGCGCCGGGATCACGGTCTTCGAGGGGTACGGGCTGACCGAGTCGTCGGCCGCGGCCACCGCGAATCCGCCGGAGCGGACGCGGTACGGCACGGTGGGGCAGCCGGTGCCGGGGACGACGGTGCACATCGCGGAGGACGGTGAGGTGTGGCTGCACGGCGGGCAGGTGTTCTCGGGCTATCTCAACGATCCGCGGTCGACTGCCGCCGTCCTCAACGACGGCTGGCTCGCGACGGGTGATCTGGGGTCGCTCGACGAGGACGGCTATCTGACGATCACGGGGCGGAAGAAGGACATCCTGGTGACCTCGGGCGGCAAGAGCGTCGCGCCGTCGGGTCTGGAGGAGCGGGTGCGGGCGCATCCGCTGATCGCGCAGTGCATCGTCGTGGGCAACGACCGGCCGTACATCGCCGCATTGGTGACGATCGATCAGGAGGCGGTGGAGCACTGGCTCGCGATGCAGGGGCGGCCGCCCCTGTCGCCGGCCGAGCTGGTGCGCGATCCGTCGCTGGAGACGGAGATCCGGCGGGGTGTGGTGGCGGCCAACACGCTGGTGTCGCAGGCGGAGTCGATCCGTACGTTCCGGATCCTGGCGCATCCGTTCAGCGAGGAGCACGGGCTGCTGACTCCTTCGCTGAAGCTGAAGCGGAAGGCGATCGAGCGGGCGTACGCGGCGGAGGTCGAGGCGCTGTACGGGTGACGGGGGCGCCCGGCGGGAAGTTCTGACGCATCATCAATTGACGTTGCGTCAGTTATTGACGGTTCATCAGCTCGGTCACAGAATGCGGTCACCCGACGGAGGGACGACCGAACGTGCTGCGACCGATCCGCACCCTCGCCGCCGCATCAGCGGCCCTGCTCCTCGCCACGGCCTGCAACTCGGCCTCCACCGGTGGGACTTCGGAAAAGCCCGGCTCCCCGGGATCCTCCGTACGCGGAGTCACCGCCGACGCGATCAAGGTCGGCGGCATCGTCTCCATGACCACCGCGAGCGGCTACTCCAAGAAGGACACCGATCTCGGCGCCAAGGCGCGCTACGACCGGGCCAACGCCGAGGGCGGTGTCAACGGCCGCAGGATCGACTACCTGGGCGCCGAGGACGACGGCCAGGACCCGGCCAGGAACCTGGCGGCGGCCCGCAAGCTCGTCCAGCAGGACAAGGTCTTCGCCGTCTCCCCCATGAGCTCGGTCACCTTCGCCGGAGCCGACTTCCTCAACGGCCGGAAGGTGCCCACCGTCGGCTGGGGCACGCTCCCCTCGTTCTGCGGTCCGAAGTACATCTACGGCTTCAACGGCTGCCTCGTCCCGACCCCGGGCGGCACCCTCAACCAGACCTGGCCCGAGGGGCTCGCCACCGTCCTCGGCGGCGCCCGCGGCAAGTCGGTCGCGCTGATCGCCGGCGACAACGACGCGGGCAAGTTCGGCATCCGTACCTTCACCCAGGGCTTCAGGGCGGCCGGCTTCACCCTCGCCTACGCCAAGCCCTCGGTGCCCGCGACCTCCATGCCGAGCGACTGGTCGGCGTACACCAAGGAGATCCTCCGGTCGGGCCCCGGCGGCTCCGCGCCCGACGTCGTCGTCTCGGTGATGCAGACCCCTTACAACATCGGCCTGTTCACCGCGCTCAAGCGGTCCGGCTACAAGGGCGTCCTCACCGACCCGACCGACTACGACCCCGGGCTGCTCGCGAAGGACGCGACGCGGCAGGCGCTCGACGGGGTGCACGTGCTGCTGCAGTTCCAGCCGTTCGAGGCGGACAGCCCCGCGATGACGCAGTTCAAGGCGGACATCAAGAAGGCGGCCGGCGGCAAGGATCTGCCCCTCAACATGCACATGATGACCGGCTACATGTCGGCCGACCTCTTCCTGTCCATCGCCGCGAAGGCGGGCAAGGAGCTGACCGTCGAGTCCTTCCAGAAGGCCGCGAGCGGCTTCTCCGACACCGGCACCCTCGTCGGCGACCGCGCCGAGCCCAAGGGGCAGAAGGAGAGCTTCGGCTGCGGGGCGCTCGTCCGGCTGAAGAACGGACGCTACGAGGTGGCGGTGCCGTTCAAGTGCTATCCGGCGATCCCCTTCGGCTAGGGGCGCCTCGCCGTGGGTGACCTGCTGGGCTTCGTGCTGAGCGGGCTGGTCTCGGGCGCGCTGTACGCGCTGCTCGCGACCGGCCTCGTGCTCTCGTACTCCGCCTCCGGACTCTTCAACTTCGCGCACGGCGCCACCGCCTACCTGTGCGCGCTCGCCTTCTACGAGCTCCACTCCGGCTTCGGCTGGCCCGCCGTGCCGACGGCGCTGCTGCTCGTCTGCGTCGTCGCGCCCTCGCTCGGCTGGGGCCTGGACCGGCTGATGTTCCGCAAGCTGGCCCGGGTCGGGGAGACGGCGCAGATCGTGGCCACGATCGGCCTGCTGGTCGCCCTGCCGGCGGCCGGGCTGTGGGTGGTCGAGCTCCTGCAGCGGGCCGGCGCCCCGGTCCAGCCGGCCGAGAACCAGTTCGGGCTGCCCGGGGTCGGGCCGAGCCCGGCGGTGTCGTGGCAGCCGCTCGACGGCGTCGGCATCGACTCCGACCAGCTGATCACCTGGGTCGCGACGGCCGTGGTGGCGGCCGGGCTGTGGGTGCTGATGCGGCACACCCGGCTCGGGCTGCAACTGCGGGCTGCCGTCGACAACCGCTCGCTGACGGAGCTGCGGGGCGTCAGCGCGGACCGGCTGTCCTCGATCGCGTGGATGCTGTCGTCGGGTCTCGCGGGCCTCGCCGGGGTGCTCGCGACCCCGCTCCTCGGTCTCTCCGCCCACGACTACACGCTCTTCCTGTTCGTCTCCGCGACCGCGGCGGTGCTCGGGCGCTTCCTCTCGGTGCCGCTCGCGTTCGCGGGCGGGCTCGGGCTCGGGGTGCTGCAGAACCTGGTGGCGGGGTACGCGTCGTTCGCCGAGGACATCACCGGCTTCCGGACGGCGGTGCCGTTCCTCATCCTCTTCGGCGGACTCGTCGTCCTCGCGCGGCGGCGGCGCGCGGCGGGCACGGCCGCCGCCGATCCGCCGCCGGTCGACTACCTCGCGGGGAAGGGACGGTGCCGCCGGTGGGGTGCGTGGGTCGTGGCGGGCGCGCTCCTCGCGACGGCCTTCTACACGGTCACCACGCCGTTCTGGTCGGGGATCCTCGCGCAGGGCCTCGCGATCGGGCTGGTCTTCATGTCGTTCACGGTGGTCACAGGGCTCGGGGCCATGGTGTCGCTCGCCCAGGCGACGTTCGTGACGGGAGCGGCGCTGGTGGCGGGGCTGTTGATGAGTCACGGCTGGCCTTTCGTGGCCGCGGCCGCGGTCGGTACGGCGGCGGCGGCGCTGCTCGGTGCGGTGGTCGCGCTGCCCGCGCTGCGGCTCGGCGGCCGGTCGCTTGCGCTCGCCACGCTGGCCCTCGCGTTCCTTGCGGACCAGGTGCTGTTCCAGGTGGGGTGGCTGCGCAACGGGGACACGGGCTGGGAGGTCCCGCGCCCCGTCCTCGGCCCGCTGGACCTCGGCGACGACCGGGCGCTGGGGGTCGCGCTCGTCCTGCTGTCCGGGGCGGTCGTGTGGCTGCTCACCTGGCTGCGCGGCTCCCGCTGGGGCCGGGCGGTGCTCGCGGTCCGCTCGGCGCCGGAGGCAGCCGCGGCCTCGGGGGTGTCGGTCGTCCGCACGAAGCTCCTCGTCTTCACGGTGTCGGCGGGCCTCGCGGGCTTCGGGGGCGTGCTGTACGCCTCGTACAACACCCGGATCACGGCGACGGACTTCACGGCGATGACGGGGCTGGTGTGGCTGGCGGTCGTGGTCGCGGCGGGGGTGCGGCGCCCGCAGTTCGCGGTGGTGGCGGGGCTGGGCTTCGCGGTGGTCCCGCACCTCCTCGCGACCTATGTGACGGAGTCCGCGCACCTGCCGGTGATCCTCTTCGGCCTGGCGGGCCTGGCGCTCGCGAACGACCCGGACGGGTACTGCGCGGCGCTGCCCTCACGGCGGGCGGCGCGGGCGGCGCGGGCGGCGGCCGTACGGGGGCGGGGGGACGCCCCGCCGGTGCAGGTACAGGCGCAGGTGCCGATGGCGGTTCCCGTACCCGAGCAGGCGCCGGCGCGGGCGCCCGATTCGGTGGCCGATCCGGTGGCCGATCCGGTGGCCGACCCGGTTCCCGACCCGGTGGCCGACCCGGTTCCCGACCCGGTGGCCGACCCGGTTCCCGACCCGGTTCCCGCCGGAGCCACGGCCGTTCGCCGGGAGCCGCGCGAGCCGGTACGAAGGCCCGGCTCCGAGCCACCCGCGCTCGCGTTGCGCGGCGTGCGGGCCGGATACGGAGGCGCGGCGGTGGTGCACGGCGTCGACCTGGAGGTCCGCGGCGGGGAGGTGCTCGTGCTGCTCGGGCCCAACGGGGCGGGCAAGTCGACCCTGTGCCGGGTGGCCGCCGGGCTGCTCCGGCCGTCCGCAGGGCACGTACGCGTGGGGGGTCTGGACGCCACCGGGGACGACACCGTCCGGCGGGCCAGGCGCGGGGTGCGGCTCGCGCCCGAGGGGCGGGGGATCTTCGCCGGGCTCTCCATCGAGGAGAACCTGGCGCTGCAACTGCCCGCGCCCGAGGACCGGGACGCCGTGTACGCGCGTTTCCCCGCGCTCGCGTCCCGACGCTCCGTCGCCGCGGGCTCCCTGTCCGGGGGCGAGCAGCAGATCCTGGCGCTCGCCCCGCTCCTCCAGCGCCCGCCCGCCGTCCTCGTCGCCGACGAGCCGTCCCTCGGACTCGCGCCCCGCGTCGTGGACGAGGTCTTCCGCCTCCTCACCGAGCTGCGGGCGAGCGGCACGGCGCTGCTCCTCGTCGAGGAGAAGGCGGCCGAGGTGCTCGGTGTCGCCGACACCGTCGCGTACCTCTCGCAGGGCGAGATCGCCTGGTCCGGGCCACGCTCCGAGGTGGACACGGACCGGCTCGCCGAGGCCTATCTGGGGACGGGAGTCCGCCGATGACGAGTGCGCTGCTCCACGCCGGCGGGATCGACGTCCGCTTCGGCGGCGTCCACGCCCTGCGGGACGTGACGCTCGCCGTACGGCCCGGGGAGGTCTGCGGACTCATCGGACCGAACGGCGCCGGGAAGACCACGCTGTTCGACGTCCTGTCCGGGATCCGGCGGCCCGACGCCGGAAGCGTCACCTTCGCGGGCGAGGACATCACCCGCCGCTCCCCCGTGTGGCGGGCCCGCCACGGCGTCCGCCGCACCTTCCAGCGCCAGCAGCTCTTCGGGCAGCTGACGGTGGCCGACAATCTGGTGGTGGCCCAGGACTGGCGGAGCGGGCTGCGGCCGGGGACGCGCCGCCACCGCGAGCGGGCCGCCGCCGTGCTCCGGGAGTGCGGGCTCGACGCGCTCACCGACGCGTACGCGGGCGCGCTGCCGGTCGGGCAGGCCCGCATGGTCGAGCTCGCCCGGGCCCTGGCCGACCCGCCCCGGGTGCTCCTCCTCGACGAACCCGCCTCCGGGACGACCGCCGAGGAGCGCCGCCTGCTCGCCGCCGTCGTCCGTCACATGGCCGAGGAGGAGAACTGCGCGGTGCTGCTCGTCGAGCACAACGTGGCCTTCGTGATGGAGCTGTGCTCGCGTGTCGTGGTCCTGGACCTCGGGCGCGTCCTGGCCGAGGGGACGGCCGCCGAGGTCCGGGCCGACCCGGCCGTGCGGGAGGCGTACCTCGGCTCGGGCGCCCGTCCGGCGGAATGCGACGGGGGCTGAGATCGTTGCCCCAGGGAGTAATCCGACGACGTTAGGAACGACCGCACGTGAGCACGGACAGCAAGGTTCCTTCCCTCACCCTGAACAACGGCGTGCCGATGCCGCAGCTGGGCTTCGGCGTGTGGCAGGTGCCGGACGACGAGGCGGCGACGGCCGTGGCCACCGCGCTGGAGGCCGGCTACCGCTCGATCGACACGGCCGCGATCTACCAGAACGAGCGGGGCACCGGGCAGGCCGTGGCCGCCTCGGGGATCCCGCGCGAGGAGCTGTTCGTCACCACCAAGCTGTGGAACAGCGACCAGGGTTACGACGCGACGATGCGTGCCTTCGACGCCTCGCTGGAGAAACTGGGCCTCGACCACGTCGACCTGTACCTGATCCACTGGCCGCTGCCGTCGAAGGACGCGTACGTCGACACGTACCGGGCCTTCGAGAAGATCCACGCGGACGGGCGGGCGCGGGCGATCGGCGTCTCGAACTTCCTTCCCGAGCACCTGGACCGGCTGATCGGCGAGACGTCCGTCGTGCCCGCCGTCAACCAGATCGAGCTGCACCCGCAGCTCCAGCAGGCGGCCTCGCGCGAGGCGCACGCCCGGCACGGCATCGCGACGGAGGCGTGGTCGCCGCTCGGCCAGGGCAAGGGGATCCTGGAGGTTCCGGCGATCCTGGCGATCGCGCGGAAGCACGGGCGGACGCCGGCCCAGGTGGTGCTGCGCTGGCACCTCCAGCTGGGGAACGTGGTGATCCCGAAGTCGGTGACCCCCTCGCGCATCCGCGAGAACATCGACGTCTTCGACTTCACGCTCGACCCGGAGGACCTGGCGGCGATCGCCGCGCTCGACGAGAACCGCCGTATCGGGCCGGACCCGGCGGAGTTCCACGTCGGAGCGTGAGCGCGGCCGTGCGAGAGAGGGGGAACGCACCGTGAGTGGTGCCCCGATGCCCGTCGAGGAAGGCCTCTACCGGGTACGGAACGTGGCGAGCGGGCTGCTCCTGGAGGTGCCCGGGGGGTCGGGCCGCAGTGGCGCCAAGATGCACCAGGGGGTCGAGGACGGCGCCGCCGGGCAGCATTGGCACATCACGTCCGTGCCGAACGGCGGCGGCCTCTACCACCTGGTCAACGCGGCCAGCGGCAAGCGGCTCGACGTCATGAACGCGTCCACGGAGAACGGCGCGCTGATCCAGCAGTGGAAGCCGAACAACTTCGGCGCGCAGGAGTGGATCATCGAGCAGGACCTCCAGTCGCCGGGCACGGTGGCGCTCGTGAGCTTCGTCAGCGGGCTGTACCTGGAGGTGGCGGACGGCTCGCGCGAGCCCGGCGCGTCCGTACGGCAGTGGGAGGACTCCGACTCCCCTTCCCAGTGGTGGCAGTTGGAGCCGGTGTCCTGAGGTATACGCGCCCGGGCCGTCAGCCCTTGCGGGCGGTGTGGACGGTCCGGGCCGTCAGGTGGAAGAGGTCCGTGCGGTGGTGCAGGGACTTCTCGTCGGCCGGGTCGAGGAGGCGGTCGAGCGTCTTGCGGTCGTCCGCGTCGATCCGGTCGCCGAAGCCCTCGCGGAGCCGCTGGTAGTGCGAGACGGCCAGCTCCCGGACGACCGGGGAGACGGGCGCGGGGACGTCCGTGAGGAAGGTGCGGGTGCCGGCGGGGGTGAGGCCGGCGCCCGCGAGGAGCGCCCGCCAGTCGTCCGGCTCGTCGACGGAGCCGGGGAGTTCGGCGCGCATCTCGCCGAACCAGTAGGCGTGGGCGGCGTCGAGGCGGGCTTCGAGGCCCGGCCGGCCGATGCCGATGTGCCAGGGCAGGTGGCGGGTGGGCAGGCCGCCCTCGACGAGC includes:
- a CDS encoding LysR substrate-binding domain-containing protein, translated to MYEPTQLRTFLAVAQTLSFTQAARRLGVRQSTVSQHVRRLEEATGRPLFSRDTHSVELTEDGEAMLGFARAILQAHERAAAWFGGTRLRGRLRFGASEDFVTTRLPEILESFRREHPEVDLELTVELSGTLQARLAAGRLDLILAKRRGDGGGGREGGEGGEGRLVWQDSLIWIGAPGLRVEPDRPVPLILFPPPGITRARALEALQAQGRAWRIACTSSSLSANVAAARAGLGVMAHTRGLVPEGLVPVPARAGLPELGEVGFVLLRGRRGGATQEAADALAEAILAGGDRLHRPR
- a CDS encoding ABC transporter substrate-binding protein, which produces MLRPIRTLAAASAALLLATACNSASTGGTSEKPGSPGSSVRGVTADAIKVGGIVSMTTASGYSKKDTDLGAKARYDRANAEGGVNGRRIDYLGAEDDGQDPARNLAAARKLVQQDKVFAVSPMSSVTFAGADFLNGRKVPTVGWGTLPSFCGPKYIYGFNGCLVPTPGGTLNQTWPEGLATVLGGARGKSVALIAGDNDAGKFGIRTFTQGFRAAGFTLAYAKPSVPATSMPSDWSAYTKEILRSGPGGSAPDVVVSVMQTPYNIGLFTALKRSGYKGVLTDPTDYDPGLLAKDATRQALDGVHVLLQFQPFEADSPAMTQFKADIKKAAGGKDLPLNMHMMTGYMSADLFLSIAAKAGKELTVESFQKAASGFSDTGTLVGDRAEPKGQKESFGCGALVRLKNGRYEVAVPFKCYPAIPFG
- a CDS encoding aldo/keto reductase, with amino-acid sequence MPQLGFGVWQVPDDEAATAVATALEAGYRSIDTAAIYQNERGTGQAVAASGIPREELFVTTKLWNSDQGYDATMRAFDASLEKLGLDHVDLYLIHWPLPSKDAYVDTYRAFEKIHADGRARAIGVSNFLPEHLDRLIGETSVVPAVNQIELHPQLQQAASREAHARHGIATEAWSPLGQGKGILEVPAILAIARKHGRTPAQVVLRWHLQLGNVVIPKSVTPSRIRENIDVFDFTLDPEDLAAIAALDENRRIGPDPAEFHVGA
- a CDS encoding ABC transporter ATP-binding protein; translation: MTSALLHAGGIDVRFGGVHALRDVTLAVRPGEVCGLIGPNGAGKTTLFDVLSGIRRPDAGSVTFAGEDITRRSPVWRARHGVRRTFQRQQLFGQLTVADNLVVAQDWRSGLRPGTRRHRERAAAVLRECGLDALTDAYAGALPVGQARMVELARALADPPRVLLLDEPASGTTAEERRLLAAVVRHMAEEENCAVLLVEHNVAFVMELCSRVVVLDLGRVLAEGTAAEVRADPAVREAYLGSGARPAECDGG
- a CDS encoding ABC transporter permease subunit, which codes for MGDLLGFVLSGLVSGALYALLATGLVLSYSASGLFNFAHGATAYLCALAFYELHSGFGWPAVPTALLLVCVVAPSLGWGLDRLMFRKLARVGETAQIVATIGLLVALPAAGLWVVELLQRAGAPVQPAENQFGLPGVGPSPAVSWQPLDGVGIDSDQLITWVATAVVAAGLWVLMRHTRLGLQLRAAVDNRSLTELRGVSADRLSSIAWMLSSGLAGLAGVLATPLLGLSAHDYTLFLFVSATAAVLGRFLSVPLAFAGGLGLGVLQNLVAGYASFAEDITGFRTAVPFLILFGGLVVLARRRRAAGTAAADPPPVDYLAGKGRCRRWGAWVVAGALLATAFYTVTTPFWSGILAQGLAIGLVFMSFTVVTGLGAMVSLAQATFVTGAALVAGLLMSHGWPFVAAAAVGTAAAALLGAVVALPALRLGGRSLALATLALAFLADQVLFQVGWLRNGDTGWEVPRPVLGPLDLGDDRALGVALVLLSGAVVWLLTWLRGSRWGRAVLAVRSAPEAAAASGVSVVRTKLLVFTVSAGLAGFGGVLYASYNTRITATDFTAMTGLVWLAVVVAAGVRRPQFAVVAGLGFAVVPHLLATYVTESAHLPVILFGLAGLALANDPDGYCAALPSRRAARAARAAAVRGRGDAPPVQVQAQVPMAVPVPEQAPARAPDSVADPVADPVADPVPDPVADPVPDPVADPVPDPVPAGATAVRREPREPVRRPGSEPPALALRGVRAGYGGAAVVHGVDLEVRGGEVLVLLGPNGAGKSTLCRVAAGLLRPSAGHVRVGGLDATGDDTVRRARRGVRLAPEGRGIFAGLSIEENLALQLPAPEDRDAVYARFPALASRRSVAAGSLSGGEQQILALAPLLQRPPAVLVADEPSLGLAPRVVDEVFRLLTELRASGTALLLVEEKAAEVLGVADTVAYLSQGEIAWSGPRSEVDTDRLAEAYLGTGVRR
- a CDS encoding RICIN domain-containing protein, translating into MPVEEGLYRVRNVASGLLLEVPGGSGRSGAKMHQGVEDGAAGQHWHITSVPNGGGLYHLVNAASGKRLDVMNASTENGALIQQWKPNNFGAQEWIIEQDLQSPGTVALVSFVSGLYLEVADGSREPGASVRQWEDSDSPSQWWQLEPVS
- a CDS encoding AMP-dependent synthetase/ligase — its product is MREFTVPPVAAAPQVGGLADAVFEHALADPDRVAFGRKGRDGEWRDVTAARFRDEVLGLAKGLIAQGVRFGDRVAIMSRTRYEWTLFDFALWTLGAQPVPIYPTSSADQVFWMLHDAEVTACVVEHEDHAMTIGSVIDRLPRLQRLWQLDAGAGAVAELTAAGVEIDEDVVQRHRRAVTPESVATVIYTSGTTGRPKGCVITHANFMFESDMLTGRWDPVFRSRPGEQASTLLFLPLAHVFGRMVEVAAVRAGVKLGHQPVMAAAELLPDLAAFRPSFVLAVPYVFEKVFHAARRRAERDGRAAPFDKAVEVAVAHAEALEHKAFGTGPGPSAALRVQHQFFERTVYGKVRAALGGRMRHAMSGGSAMDRRLGLFFAGAGITVFEGYGLTESSAAATANPPERTRYGTVGQPVPGTTVHIAEDGEVWLHGGQVFSGYLNDPRSTAAVLNDGWLATGDLGSLDEDGYLTITGRKKDILVTSGGKSVAPSGLEERVRAHPLIAQCIVVGNDRPYIAALVTIDQEAVEHWLAMQGRPPLSPAELVRDPSLETEIRRGVVAANTLVSQAESIRTFRILAHPFSEEHGLLTPSLKLKRKAIERAYAAEVEALYG